The following are encoded in a window of Heliangelus exortis chromosome 9, bHelExo1.hap1, whole genome shotgun sequence genomic DNA:
- the NMUR1 gene encoding neuromedin-U receptor 1 isoform X2: MNSYINCSGSEFPLPQQDFSVEPISPDFCNRTHPQTLFDPKDANLTEEQLRDKYLGPRRSNFFVPVCVIYLLIFVVGAVGNTLTCIVILRHRLMRTPTNYYLFSLAVSDLLVLLLGMPLELYDMWSNYPFLLGTTGCYFKTLLFEAVCFASILNVTALSVERYIAVVHPLKAKYVVTRNHAKRVIVAIWVFSVVCSIPNTSLHGLQPLYVPGRGQVPDSEICTLVKPRLTYNLIIQITTIIFFFLPMGTISVLYLLIGLQLKKEKMLEALGAKSGGGHDGHNTRGHKKVKRRQVTKMLFVLVVVFGICWAPFHTDRLVWSFVSTWTSHMLHMFQYIHIISGVFFYLSSAANPILYNLMSTRFREMFKEVMCHPGHRLPQSWKYSPSVTRATTHSTECEPMPGTNGLPLSDAEELELEEVEGGQATTHTTFLC, translated from the exons ATGAATTCCTACATCAACTGCTCCGGCTCAGAgttccccctgccccagcaagACTTCTCTGTGGAGCCCATCAGCCCTGATTTCTGCAACAGGACTCACCCACAGACCTTGTTTGACCCCAAGGATGCCAACCTGACAGAGGAGCAGCTGCGGGATAAGTACCTGGGACCTCGACGGTCCAACTTCTTTGTCCCTGTCTGTGTCATCTACCTGCTGATCTTTGTGGTGGGGGCTGTGGGTAACACACTCACCTGCATCGTCATCCTCCGCCACCGGCTCATGAGGACGCCCACCAACTACTACCTGTTCAGCCTGGCAGTGTCTGacctgctggtgctgctgctggggatgccACTGGAGCTGTATGACATGTGGAGCAACTACCCCTTTCTGCTGGGCACCACTGGCTGCTATTTCAAGACTCTCCTCTTTGAGGCCGTCTGCTTTGCCTCCATCCTCAATGTCACAGCCCTGAGTGTGGAGCGCTACATCGCTGTGGTGCACCCACTCAAGGCCAAGTATGTGGTGACCAGGAACCATGCCAAAAGGGTCATTGTTGCCATCTGGGTCTTTTCAGTCGTCTGCTCCATCCCCAACACCAgcctccatgggctgcagccTCTGTATGTACCTGGCCGGGGACAGGTGCCTGATTCAGAGATCTGCACCCTGGTGAAGCCGCGCTTGACCTACAACCTTATCATCCAGATCACCACCATCATCTTCTTCTTCCTGCCCATGGGGACCATCAGTGTCCTTTACCTGCTCATTGGGCTGCAgctcaagaaagaaaagatgctgGAAGCTCTGGGAGCCAAGTCTGGTGGTGGCCATGATGGCCACAACACCCGAGGGCACAAGAAAGTCAAGAGGAGGCAGGTCACAAAGATGCTGT TCgtgctggtggtggtgtttgGGATCTGCTGGGCCCCGTTCCACACTGACCGCCTTGTCTGGAGCTTTGTCTCCACCTGGACCAGCCACATGCTCCACATGTTCCAATACATCCACATCATCTCGGGCGTCTTCTTCTACCTGAGCTCAGCTGCCAACCCCATCCTCTACAACCTGATGTCCACCCGCTTTCGGGAGATGTTCAAGGAGGTGATGTGTCACCCTGGCCACCGCCTGCCACAGTCATGGAAATACTCACCCAGTGTCACCCGTGCCACCACTCACAGTACCGAGTGTGAGCCCATGCCTGGTACCAACGGGCTGCCCCTCTCTGATGCTGAGGAATTagagctggaggaggtggaggggggCCAGGCCACCACTCACACCACATTCCtctgctga
- the NMUR1 gene encoding neuromedin-U receptor 1 isoform X1, with amino-acid sequence MERGRKSRGSSGVGKAFRRHLELSAAMNSYINCSGSEFPLPQQDFSVEPISPDFCNRTHPQTLFDPKDANLTEEQLRDKYLGPRRSNFFVPVCVIYLLIFVVGAVGNTLTCIVILRHRLMRTPTNYYLFSLAVSDLLVLLLGMPLELYDMWSNYPFLLGTTGCYFKTLLFEAVCFASILNVTALSVERYIAVVHPLKAKYVVTRNHAKRVIVAIWVFSVVCSIPNTSLHGLQPLYVPGRGQVPDSEICTLVKPRLTYNLIIQITTIIFFFLPMGTISVLYLLIGLQLKKEKMLEALGAKSGGGHDGHNTRGHKKVKRRQVTKMLFVLVVVFGICWAPFHTDRLVWSFVSTWTSHMLHMFQYIHIISGVFFYLSSAANPILYNLMSTRFREMFKEVMCHPGHRLPQSWKYSPSVTRATTHSTECEPMPGTNGLPLSDAEELELEEVEGGQATTHTTFLC; translated from the exons atggagaggggcagaaagAGCAGGGGCAGCAGTGGGGTTGGGAAAGCATTCCGCAGACATCTCGAACTCTCCGCAGCCATGAATTCCTACATCAACTGCTCCGGCTCAGAgttccccctgccccagcaagACTTCTCTGTGGAGCCCATCAGCCCTGATTTCTGCAACAGGACTCACCCACAGACCTTGTTTGACCCCAAGGATGCCAACCTGACAGAGGAGCAGCTGCGGGATAAGTACCTGGGACCTCGACGGTCCAACTTCTTTGTCCCTGTCTGTGTCATCTACCTGCTGATCTTTGTGGTGGGGGCTGTGGGTAACACACTCACCTGCATCGTCATCCTCCGCCACCGGCTCATGAGGACGCCCACCAACTACTACCTGTTCAGCCTGGCAGTGTCTGacctgctggtgctgctgctggggatgccACTGGAGCTGTATGACATGTGGAGCAACTACCCCTTTCTGCTGGGCACCACTGGCTGCTATTTCAAGACTCTCCTCTTTGAGGCCGTCTGCTTTGCCTCCATCCTCAATGTCACAGCCCTGAGTGTGGAGCGCTACATCGCTGTGGTGCACCCACTCAAGGCCAAGTATGTGGTGACCAGGAACCATGCCAAAAGGGTCATTGTTGCCATCTGGGTCTTTTCAGTCGTCTGCTCCATCCCCAACACCAgcctccatgggctgcagccTCTGTATGTACCTGGCCGGGGACAGGTGCCTGATTCAGAGATCTGCACCCTGGTGAAGCCGCGCTTGACCTACAACCTTATCATCCAGATCACCACCATCATCTTCTTCTTCCTGCCCATGGGGACCATCAGTGTCCTTTACCTGCTCATTGGGCTGCAgctcaagaaagaaaagatgctgGAAGCTCTGGGAGCCAAGTCTGGTGGTGGCCATGATGGCCACAACACCCGAGGGCACAAGAAAGTCAAGAGGAGGCAGGTCACAAAGATGCTGT TCgtgctggtggtggtgtttgGGATCTGCTGGGCCCCGTTCCACACTGACCGCCTTGTCTGGAGCTTTGTCTCCACCTGGACCAGCCACATGCTCCACATGTTCCAATACATCCACATCATCTCGGGCGTCTTCTTCTACCTGAGCTCAGCTGCCAACCCCATCCTCTACAACCTGATGTCCACCCGCTTTCGGGAGATGTTCAAGGAGGTGATGTGTCACCCTGGCCACCGCCTGCCACAGTCATGGAAATACTCACCCAGTGTCACCCGTGCCACCACTCACAGTACCGAGTGTGAGCCCATGCCTGGTACCAACGGGCTGCCCCTCTCTGATGCTGAGGAATTagagctggaggaggtggaggggggCCAGGCCACCACTCACACCACATTCCtctgctga